One Rhodamnia argentea isolate NSW1041297 unplaced genomic scaffold, ASM2092103v1 Rarg_v2.32, whole genome shotgun sequence genomic window carries:
- the LOC125313444 gene encoding ATP synthase subunit alpha, mitochondrial, which translates to MEFSPRAAELTTLLESRITNFYTNFQVDEIGRVISVGDGIARVYGLKEIQAGEMVEFASGVKGIALNLENENVGIVVFGSDTAIKEGDLVKRTGSIVDVPAGKAILGRVVDALGVPIDGRGALSDHERRRVEVKAPGIIERKSVHEPMQTGLKAVDSLVPIGRGQRELIIGDRQTGKTAIAIDTILNQKQMNSRATSESETLYCVYVAIGQKRSTVAQLVQILSEANALEYSILVAATASDPAPLQFIAPYSGCAMGEYFRDNGMHALIIYDDLSKQAVAYRQMSLLLRRPPGREAFPGDVFYLHSRLLERAAKRSDQTGAGSLTALPVIETQAGDVSAYIPTNVISITDGQICLETELFYRGIRPAINVGLSVSRVGSAAQLKAMKQVCGSLKLELAQYREVAAFAQFGSDLDAATQALLNRGARLTEVLKQPQYAPLPIEKQIIVIYAAVNGFCDRMPLDRISIYEKAILNSVKPELLQSFLEKGGLTNERKIELDAFLKETAFTFL; encoded by the coding sequence ATGGAATTCTCTCCAAGAGCTGCGGAACTAACGACTCTATTAGAAAGTCGAATTACCAACTTTTACACGAATTTTCAAGTGGATGAGATCGGTCGAGTGATCTCAGTTGGAGATGGGATTGCACGTGTTTATGGATTGAAGGAGATTCAAGCTGGTGAAATGGTTGAATTTGCCAGCGGTGTGAAAGGAATAGCCTTAAATCTTGAGAATGAGAATGTGGGGATTGTTGTCTTTGGTAGTGATACCGCTATTAAAGAAGGAGATCTTGTCAAGCGCACTGGATCTATTGTGGATGTTCCTGCGGGAAAGGCTATCTTAGGCCGTGTCGTCGACGCCTTGGGAGTACCTATTGATGGAAGAGGGGCTCTAAGCGATCACGAACGAAGGCGTGTCGAAGTGAAAGCCCCTGGGATTATTGAACGTAAATCTGTGCACGAGCCTATGCAAACAGGCTTAAAAGCGGTAGATAGCCTGGTTCCTATAGGCCGTGGTCAACGAGAACTTATAATCGGGGACCGACAAACTGGAAAAACAGCTATTGCTATCGACACCATATTAAACCAAAAGCAAATGAACTCAAGGGCCACCTCTGAGAGTGAGACATTGTATTGTGTCTATGTAGCAATTGGACAGAAACGCTCAACTGTGGCACAATTAGTTCAAATTCTTTCCGAAGCGAATGCTTTGGAATATTCCATTCTTGTAGCAGCCACCGCTTCGGATCCTGCCCCTCTGCAATTTATTGCCCCATATTCTGGGTGTGCCATGGGGGAATATTTCCGCGATAATGGAATGCACGCATTAATAATCTATGATGATCTTAGTAAACAGGCGGTGGCATATCGACAAATGTCATTATTGTTACGCCGACCACCAGGCCGTGAAGCTTTCCCAGGAGatgttttttatttgcattcacGCCTTTTGGAAAGAGCCGCAAAACGATCGGACCAGACAGGTGCAGGTAGCTTGACCGCCTTACCCGTCATTGAAACACAAGCTGGAGACGTATCGGCCTATATTCCTACCAATGTGATCTCCATTACTGATGGACAAATATGTTTGGAAACAGAGCTCTTTTATCGCGGAATTAGGCCTGCTATTAACGTCGGCTTATCTGTCAGTCGCGTCGGGTCTGCCGCTCAGTTGAAAGCTATGAAACAAGTATGCGGGAGTTTAAAACTGGAATTGGCACAATATCGCGAAGTAGCCGCCTTTGCTCAATTTGGGTCAGACCTTGATGCTGCCACTCAGGCATTACTCAATAGAGGTGCAAGGCTGACAGAAGTACTGAAACAACCACAATATGCACCACTTCCAATTGAAAAACAAATTATAGTCATTTATGCAGCTGTCAATGGATTCTGTGATCGAATGCCGCTAGACAGAATTTCAATATATGAGAAAGCGATTCTAAATAGTGTCAAACCAGAATTATTACAATCCTTCTTAGAAAAAGGGGGCTTAACTaacgaaagaaaaatagagCTAGATGCATTCTTAAAAGAAACTGCTTTCACTTTCCTATGA